One region of Pirellulales bacterium genomic DNA includes:
- a CDS encoding DUF6800 family protein has product MGGISERHKEIKRRRHRRKKLAHLAKKLKTAKVSERPVITDKLRKLTPGADVIIANWQLTKADR; this is encoded by the coding sequence GTGGGTGGAATCAGCGAACGCCACAAGGAAATCAAGCGCCGGCGTCACCGTCGCAAGAAGCTGGCCCACCTGGCCAAGAAGCTCAAAACGGCCAAGGTCTCGGAACGCCCGGTCATCACCGATAAGCTGCGCAAGCTCACGCCCGGTGCTGACGTCATCATCGCCAACTGGCAACTGACCAAGGCCGATCGCTAA